In Fragaria vesca subsp. vesca linkage group LG5, FraVesHawaii_1.0, whole genome shotgun sequence, the genomic stretch TCTTCATCCCTAGACTTTTCTTCTACACGCTCATGCTTCTTTTTCCTTTTTGTTAACAATGCAAATATAAACGCTAGAAGTGCAAATGCTCCAAGAATAGGGAAGATTATCATAAATACAAGTTTATCGTCCTTTTTTTGGCTTTCTTTGTTGCAGAGTTGCAAGAAACTGGAGTTGCCACACAACCCTTTGTTTCCTTCTAGTGCTTCTCTAGGAGCTGATTGAAATGCTTTGATGTTCGGGATTGAACCTTCCAAGTGATTGTAGGACACGTCAACATATGTTAGCCAATGCATGTCTCCCATACTTGTTGGAATGAAACCAGAAAGATTGTTGTGGGATATATCAAATACTTCCAGACTCTGCATTTTGCTAATATCTGATGGTATCTGACCTTCAAGTGTGTTATAACTCAAATCTAGTTGGGACAACTGAGTTAACATCTCCAATTGAAATGGAATTACTTGACCGAACTTGTTGTTGCTTAAATTCAAGTAATGTAACTTGGTAAAGTCACCTACAAAGCTTGGAATTGAATCATTGAATTTGTTTGCTGAGAGATCAAAATAGTCTAGATCAATCAATGATTTAAACTCTGCAGGGACACCACCTGAAAGTTGATTGTCTTGCAACATTAGCTTCTCCAATGAAGTCAATCTCCCAAACTCCTTGGGAATCGTCCCGACTAAACGATTTGAAGAGAGATCTAGCTTTTGAATTTGGCTTGCGTTACCAATCTCTGGTGGTATTGGACCAGTAAGGTTATTGTTGGCAATTAGTAGGGTCGCTAGATTTTGGCACCGTCCCCAATTTTGAAAGAGTTCACCATAAAAATTATTGTCACTCAGATCCATAAAATTCAGATTTGGATAAACACCAAAGTGTTCTGAAATGTTGCCTGTGAATTGGTTCCCATTGAGATGGACTATGAACAAGCTCGTGCAGTTCTTGAAGCTTTCAGGGATTGTACCAATAAGATGGTTGTCGCTTACTGAAAAGTATGTTAGAGATCCGCCTCGACAAATGTTTTGGGGCAAAGAACCCGAAAATTGGTTTGTATGTAATTCCAACTTAATCAATTTCTTCATGTTTCCTAGCTTTTGAGGGATGGAGCCAGAAAGTTGGTTCTCGTTGATGTGTAAAAATTTTAAGTTATGCAAGTCAGCCAGTGTTTCCGGAAATGAAATATTGAGTTGATTGGTTCTCAGTTCTAGATCTTCCAAAGATCTCAGATTCCCTAACTCTTTTGGAATTGTGCCAGAGAGATCATTTGTGTCAAGATAAAGAGTGGTGAGGTTGGTCAGATCACCCAAACTTGTTGGAATTGAACCATTGAGTTGATTGGTGCTCAACTGTAGATCCACCAAAGATTTCAAGTTCCCTAACTCTTTCGGAATGGTGCCAGAGAGATTATTCGAATAGAGATAGAGAGTGGTAAGTTTTGTCAGTCCACCGAATGTTTTGGAATTGAACCACTGAGTTGATTGGTGCTTAGCTCTAGATCCTCCAAAGATTTCAGGTTCCCTAACTCTTTTGGAATGGTGCCAGAGAGGTTATTCGAATAGAGATAGAGAGTGGTAAGTTTTGTCAGTCCACCAAATGTTTTTGGAATTGAACCACTAAGTTGATTGATGCTCAGTTGTAGATCCACCAAAGATTACAGGTTCCCTAACTCTTTAGGAATGGTGCCAGAGAGGTTATTTGTTTGGAGATAAAGAGTGGTAATGTTGGTTAGATTACCCAACGTTGCCGGAATTGAACCACTAAGTTGATTGGTGTTCAACTTTAGATCCACCAATGATTTCAGGTTCCCTAACTCTTCTGGAATGGATCCGGAAAGATTATTTTCAAAGAGATAGAGAGTGGCAAGGTTGGTCAGGTCACCCAATGTTGCCGGAATTGAACCACTGAGTTGATTGGTGGTCAACTCTAGATCCACCAAATATTTCAGGTTCCCTAACTTTTTAGGAATGGTGCCAGAGAGGTTATTTGTATGAAGATAAAAAGTGGTAAGGTTGGTCAGTTCTCCCAATGTTTTAGGAATTGAACCACTAAGTTGATTGGTGCTCAACTCTAGATCCACCAAAGATTTCAAGTTCCCTAACTCTTTAGGAATGGTGCCATAGAGGTTATTTGTATGGAGATAAAGAGTGGTAAGGTTGGTCAGTTCACCCAATGTTTTTGGAATTGAGCCAGCAATGTTATTTTTGCTCAACATCATAATCACCAAAGATTTCAAGTTCCTTAACTCCTTTGGAATGGTGTCAGAGAGATTATTCGAATAGAGATAGAGAATGGTAAGATTTCTAAGGAGACCAATTTCTGGTGGAATTCTCGCGGAAAACTGATTATCAGAGAGGTCAAGATAAAGAAGTTTTGAGAGGGAACTGATTTGAGGTGGGATGACATCAAAGAGTTTATTGATGCTGAGATCAAGATATTCGAGATTGGGGAAGGATGAGAATGAAAATTCATGTAGCATACCTTGTAAGCCGGAACCAACAATGGTTATGTTGGTGACACTTCTAGCAGCATTGCATGAAATACCAGTCCAATTGCATGGGCCTCCATTTGCTCTTCGGTTGCTTGAAGAGTTTGTGGCATTGGTATCAATACTCTTGGGGAGATAAATCCAATCCTTCAGTTGGGTATTATGAGAGGTTTGATTTAACAAGCTGGCTTTCCATCGGAGAAGAGCCTCTGCTTCAGTAGTGGAACTAGCAGAAGCAAAATGTGGAAAGTAGTTTTGTGATGAAAGTAGGAGAACATACAAGAAAAGACAATAAACTAGAGGGCATGCTTTTTCAAAAGTTAAGGATCTCATGGCTTTTGTTTACTTTGTTGGAGTATACAGACTGCAAATTATGTTGTAGATGTTAAACCCAATTGGCTTTATTTATAGGCATGTTAGACATATCTTCTTCCGTCAATTGTGGTTCTTATTTTTTGCGGTGTAAATTGGAGTTTCTAATACATTCGATGGAGTCAAAGTCTTTGTCCTTTTTGTATTTACAGTGTAAATGTAAATGATGGAGACATTAATTGACTGTTAGCGAATGATGAACTCTCTTTTTTTGGGCGAAAAGGATGCAAAACAAGAAAAGAAACAGAAATACACAAGCAGGAACAAAGCTACCTATGGAGGCCTGGGAGGCTCATCAAGCATCAGCACAGCGAGAAGAGAAGAAGGATGATCTGCCACTCTATTAGCGAATGATGATTTGGACAAAGAAGACCTTTGCTTAACTCTGCTAAAGTACTATATGCATCATGTTCTTCTTTGTTTCCATTGACACTCATTCGTTTCTATTGAATTTTGGAATTTCTGATTTTTGGTGGTTAAAACTATGTCACAGTTCGGTTTAAAAAAAAATATGACACAGTTTAATGGATTGTTAATTGCCGTGTTACTTGGATCAGTCAAGTCTTTAGCAGTAGCATGTGTGCTTTGAAAAATTATAAAACAAGAATTGATGGTCTTTTTTTTTTTTTTTTGCATTCCTCCCCTAATCTGAAATTATTTTGAACTGATATGTTATGATTCAAGCAGGTCATGACTCCAATAAGGCTATAGCTATGGAGGATTTGTTGCTTAGGTCAGTATCATAAGACATGAAGGTGGTTCAATGGATTCTATTTGGCCACGTTATGATACTGAAAAATAAACGAGGTTGAGAACCACTGAAAAATTTCACGAGAAATATGACTGTGACAGATAGTTTTATCTCTGTTGACACGTCGTTGCTGATCACCAACTCGGGTGTTCGCAAGAATTAGTCTTCAAAGTACTGAGCAGCAGTTATTCCCAGTTTATAGGTGTTTCAAATTCTTCTCCTTCGTTCTTCTTCACTCTTCTTTTCTTTCCCAATCATGGTGGTTGTGTAGACTTCAAAGTCACTCTCTCTTATCTTGACAATTTATTACAAGAGTTGGACATTCAGATCTCTAGTACTAAAATTAATTGTTTTTGCCACTTGCGTGATGAACTGGTCATAGGGACGACTGTAAAAAATTTGTAAGAGCAAGACTACTTGTTGGTTCATCATTGGGGTTAGTTGACCGGTTAACATGGGTTCTGGACCTGGATCACTATTTGTACAGCAGTTTCAAAAGGTTTAGTTAAAGATTTTCGCTACCTAGCTAACCTACCACAGGGGAAATCCTTGATACTATTAGCATACAAGTACTTGTCTTGTTTTGGGTAAACGAGTTAGGAGTGACTTTATCCCTTAACTCGAAATTTTATTGAATGAAAAAGAAATATTACAAAAAAAAGAGGGATGATGCCTTAATCTATCTTACCAAATAATACAAAGTTAAGAACTAGAAAAGCCTGTGAAAATACAACCCCAAAATATGATAGCTAGTAACAACTGAAGAAACAATATTCAATACAGCCTTCAAGCATCTTAAAGATATTTAACGAGCCTGCAGCTACTAAAATCTCATAATCCAACCCTAAATGCCCAAATAAGAAAAGTCCAATAATTAAAGACTACGTTGAAATTACTTACTCAAACAATAACTGAAATATATATATATATATATATATTATATATAATATACAGTTCCCTTCTAGAGTGGGACACCACTTTGAAATTAAAGACTGATACTCATCATTTCACTCACTTNNNNNNNNNNNNNNNNNNNNATTAAATAGAATACAAATAGAACAACATATATATATATATATATATATTGTGTAAAATGAAAGTAAAGAGATTAAGAAAAGAGAGAAACAACCAAGAAAAGAGGGAATATGTATATCTTTCATTGAGTTGAGAACTCTCTCTTATATAGAGATGAGGTCATGAGTAAATTACAATAATAATCATAGTCGGTTAATTACAATAATGTCTACTAACTAATAACTATTTACAACACTCCTCATTGGATATTCTCTGTCATTAGCTTCCTCTCATGTGTGTTTCGGTGTTGCCTCGTCAAAAACCTTGTCAGGTAATAAAAACCTTGTGGGAGAAAAAGAGCACAAGTTAACGCACATGTAGGAGTAGTAATATATAGAACTCCAGATTTCGTTGAAGTAGTTTTCTCTGGACCATAAAATGTGAATCTGTGGGAGATAGATGCATAATGGTTGCTACACCAAAACCTTGCCCGGTAAACCCAGTGGGACAAACCCGTGGTCAAAAGGAAAAGATGAGCAAATGCATATATTTCAAATAAAGGCATCTTCAAAATGAAGTATGAGTAGGGTGACCAATTAAATATGTGCCTCAATAAAACCTTGTCAGGTAAGAAAACCCAATGGGACAAAATAAACCTGGACGAAGGACAAAAGATTGCACAATGGTCAAGAGTATGCTTCAGGATACGCCTCTTGATATTGACTCCCCTTGAAAACTACAAACTAGGTAAAACTAATACTTTGATCATGCTT encodes the following:
- the LOC101296393 gene encoding probable LRR receptor-like serine/threonine-protein kinase At4g08850-like, encoding MRSLTFEKACPLVYCLFLYVLLLSSQNYFPHFASASSTTEAEALLRWKASLLNQTSHNTQLKDWIYLPKSIDTNATNSSSNRRANGGPCNWTGISCNAARSVTNITIVGSGLQGMLHEFSFSSFPNLEYLDLSINKLFDVIPPQISSLSKLLYLDLSDNQFSARIPPEIGLLRNLTILYLYSNNLSDTIPKDGSIPATLGDLTNLATLYLFENNLSGSIPEELGNLKSLVDLKLNTNQLSGSIPATFGGLTKLTTLYLYSNNLSGTIPKELGNLKSLVDLQLSTNQLNGSIPTSLGDLTNLTTLYLDTNDLSGTIPKELGNLRSLEDLELRTNQLNISFPETLADLHNLKFLHINENQLSGSIPQKLGNMKKLIKLELHTNQFSGSLPQNICRGGSLTYFSVSDNHLIGTIPESFKNCTSLFIVHLNGNQFTGNISEHFGVYPNLNFMDLSDNNFYGELFQNWGRCQNLATLLIANNNLTGPIPPEIGNASQIQKLDLSSNRLVGTIPKEFGRLTSLEKLMLQDNQLSGGVPAEFKSLIDLDYFDLSANKFNDSIPSFVGDFTKLHYLNLSNNKFGQVIPFQLEMLTQLSQLDLSYNTLEGQIPSDISKMQSLEVFDISHNNLSGFIPTSMGDMHWLTYVDVSYNHLEGSIPNIKAFQSAPREALEGNKGLCGNSSFLQLCNKESQKKDDKLVFMIIFPILGAFALLAFIFALLTKRKKKHERVEEKSRDEEISLSVLSFNGKMMYEEVINATQDFDPVYCIGKGGNGSVYKVTLLNDDIVAVKKLHLPCDDDKSLQKEFLNEIRVLTEMRHRNIVKLFGFCSHRRHSFLVYEYLEKGNLAAVLSKDEETKELWWSKRVTIVKGVAHALCYMHHDCLPPIVHRDISSKNILLDVEYEACVSDFGTAKFLNPDSANWTALAGTYGYVAPELAYTMMVNEKCDVYSFGVVTLEIIMGKHPGDLLSSLSSSPTALPASEMPVVDVLDRRVSPPIDQVTGEVLSILKIAFSCMNSNPQSRPTMKQVSQQLESQRLHLSKSLHMITCGELLALNCLLAI